A genomic window from Jiangella alba includes:
- a CDS encoding LysR family transcriptional regulator: MVSLVQLRILDAVHRHGSVTAAARELHYTQPSLSHHLARLETETGAHLLQRVGRGIRLTEAGRLLAERAAEIIGRVDSAAAELSTLVGLRAGRVRLAGFGSVMSALVPRAAAVLAERHPGLELGLADAHPDDALRLLRAGRADVAVIFRYDETAPEEDGVRLRHLLDDPLYLLTGGDGAGGGPLADHRDAAWIGGCQRCRAHLVELCERAGFTPRLTSTTDDMVVMQSLVAAGLGVTTIPGLALRAHRDPAVTVTRLDVPPRRIFAATYGDPPDPPATAALLDALGEAAALTARTAAR, translated from the coding sequence ATGGTCAGCTTGGTGCAGCTTCGGATCCTCGACGCGGTCCACCGGCACGGCTCGGTCACGGCCGCGGCGCGCGAACTGCACTACACGCAGCCGTCGCTCAGCCACCACCTCGCCCGGCTCGAGACCGAGACCGGCGCGCACCTGCTGCAGCGGGTCGGCCGCGGCATCCGTCTGACCGAGGCCGGCCGGCTGCTGGCCGAGCGCGCGGCCGAGATCATCGGCCGGGTCGACTCCGCGGCGGCCGAGCTGTCGACGCTGGTCGGGCTGCGGGCGGGCCGGGTCCGGCTGGCCGGCTTCGGCTCGGTCATGAGCGCGCTGGTGCCGCGCGCCGCCGCCGTCCTCGCCGAGCGGCACCCGGGCCTGGAGCTGGGCCTGGCCGACGCCCACCCCGACGACGCGCTGCGGCTGCTGCGGGCCGGGCGGGCCGACGTCGCGGTGATCTTCCGCTACGACGAGACGGCGCCCGAGGAGGACGGCGTCCGGCTGCGGCACCTGCTCGACGACCCGCTGTACCTGCTCACCGGCGGCGACGGCGCCGGCGGCGGCCCGCTGGCCGACCATCGCGACGCCGCGTGGATCGGCGGCTGCCAGCGGTGCCGCGCCCACCTCGTCGAGCTGTGCGAGCGGGCCGGGTTCACGCCGCGGCTGACCTCGACCACCGACGACATGGTCGTCATGCAGAGCCTGGTCGCCGCCGGCCTGGGCGTCACGACCATCCCCGGGCTGGCGCTGCGCGCCCACCGCGACCCCGCCGTCACCGTCACCCGCCTCGACGTGCCGCCGCGGCGGATCTTCGCCGCCACCTACGGCGACCCGCCGGACCCGCCGGCAACGGCGG
- a CDS encoding LysE family translocator, whose amino-acid sequence MTTFALAALVLIMLPGPDQALITRNALVGGRTGGLLTMTGGVLGLAVHATAAAVGLSALLLASATAFTVLKIAGAAYLLWLAVQLLRSAARSRRSPAAAGEVVTAPPRRWAYLRQGFLSNALNPKVALFFVTFLPQFLSAGAGSARAEALLLSAVFALLYLAWFGLYVAAVDRLGRWLRRPAVKARIEQATGVLLAAVAIRLATAASH is encoded by the coding sequence ATGACGACCTTCGCCCTCGCCGCCCTCGTGCTGATCATGCTGCCGGGTCCCGACCAGGCCCTCATCACCCGCAACGCGCTCGTCGGCGGCCGCACCGGCGGGCTGCTGACGATGACCGGCGGCGTGCTCGGCCTGGCGGTCCACGCGACCGCCGCCGCGGTGGGGCTGTCGGCGCTGCTGCTGGCCTCGGCGACGGCGTTCACCGTGCTGAAGATCGCCGGCGCGGCGTACCTGCTGTGGCTGGCCGTGCAGTTGCTGCGCTCGGCGGCGCGGTCGCGGCGCTCGCCCGCGGCCGCCGGCGAGGTGGTGACGGCCCCGCCGCGGCGCTGGGCCTACCTGCGTCAGGGCTTCCTGTCGAACGCGCTCAACCCCAAGGTCGCGCTGTTCTTCGTCACGTTCCTGCCGCAGTTCCTGTCCGCCGGCGCGGGCTCGGCGCGGGCCGAGGCGCTGCTGCTCTCGGCGGTGTTCGCGCTGCTCTACCTCGCCTGGTTCGGCCTCTACGTCGCCGCCGTCGACCGGCTGGGCCGCTGGCTGCGACGTCCGGCCGTCAAGGCCCGCATCGAGCAGGCGACCGGCGTGCTGCTGGCCGCCGTGGCGATCAGGCTGGCGACGGCGGCGAGCCACTGA
- a CDS encoding MarR family winged helix-turn-helix transcriptional regulator — translation MPSDDRRDLAAMMYPVVRALLAVEQPVLDAHGVAMWGYSVLTALDRTPIRTQAALAEAIGADKTRIIGTLDELQDAGLITRTPDPDDRRVRLLAITDEGRRVRRAITAGIRSREDRLLSRLPATDRRGFVRALTELSALPPDELANLADD, via the coding sequence GTGCCGTCCGACGACCGCCGCGACCTCGCCGCCATGATGTACCCCGTGGTGCGGGCGCTGCTCGCGGTAGAGCAGCCCGTGCTCGACGCGCACGGCGTCGCCATGTGGGGCTACTCCGTGCTCACCGCGCTCGACCGCACGCCCATCCGCACCCAGGCCGCGCTGGCCGAGGCCATCGGCGCCGACAAGACCCGCATCATCGGCACGCTCGACGAGTTGCAGGACGCCGGGCTGATCACCCGGACCCCCGACCCCGACGACCGCCGGGTGCGGCTGCTCGCCATCACCGACGAGGGCCGCCGGGTGCGGCGGGCCATCACCGCCGGCATCCGGTCGCGCGAGGACCGGCTGCTGTCCCGGCTGCCGGCCACCGACCGCCGCGGGTTCGTCCGGGCCCTGACGGAGTTGTCGGCGCTGCCGCCGGACGAGCTGGCGAACCTGGCTGACGACTGA
- a CDS encoding TIGR03086 family metal-binding protein translates to MHIIDLDARAVRASAELVATATAADLSKPTPCLGWTLYGLLAHMTTQHYGFAAASRGDADPATWKLLSLGDDPVRAYLESADHVIAAFAADGVPERAFPLPEFRPEPFPAEQAVSFHLVDYVVHAWDVAKTLGAEVTFDDDVLDAAHAVAAVVPAGPVRVVPGAAFGPVVPWEGGSRLDQLVAYLGRSPVWPA, encoded by the coding sequence ATGCACATCATCGACCTCGACGCCCGGGCGGTCCGGGCCAGCGCCGAGCTGGTCGCCACGGCCACCGCCGCCGACCTCTCCAAGCCCACCCCGTGCCTCGGCTGGACGCTGTACGGCCTGCTGGCGCACATGACGACGCAGCACTACGGGTTCGCGGCCGCCTCGCGCGGCGACGCCGACCCCGCCACCTGGAAGCTGTTGTCCCTCGGCGACGACCCGGTCCGCGCCTACCTCGAGTCCGCCGACCACGTCATCGCCGCCTTCGCCGCCGACGGCGTGCCCGAGCGCGCGTTCCCGCTGCCCGAGTTCCGTCCCGAGCCGTTCCCCGCCGAGCAGGCCGTCAGCTTCCACCTGGTCGACTACGTGGTGCACGCCTGGGACGTCGCGAAGACGCTCGGCGCCGAGGTGACGTTCGACGACGACGTCCTCGACGCCGCCCACGCCGTGGCCGCCGTCGTCCCGGCCGGGCCTGTGAGGGTGGTGCCGGGTGCGGCGTTCGGGCCGGTGGTGCCGTGGGAGGGAGGGTCGCGGCTGGACCAGTTGGTCGCCTACCTGGGCCGGTCGCCCGTCTGGCCGGCCTGA
- a CDS encoding MMPL family transporter translates to MAEVLYRIGRFAARRAWPVVAGWVLVLVAAGVAYAVAGGTLSSAITIPGTPTQRVSDRLAEELPDASGGTANVVFHTGDGAAFTDDQRAGVSAALARAGEVDGVRAVVDPFTSAEQRAAQEQQVRDGLAQLDAATEQARQAGTLAQAQPQLDAQRRQLELAAAQLDLAAGVRTVSEDGSVAVGVVVFDQPIFSVTTQTKDAVLDAIGAEPIDGVQVDYAAELVQNADDLAGPAEVVGLAVAAVVLVVMLGTVVAAGLPILTALIGVGIASLGALAFSGVVEMITVTPILGVMLGLAVGIDYSLFILNRHRRQLREGMELEESIGLANGTSGNAVVFAGSTVVIALVALNVTGIGFLGLMGTVAAVAVVVAVLIAVTLTPALLSLIGRRVLPRRARRPDAAAARPDDVRPMRTSRAVAGLVLGVLALAVVAIPAASMRLGLPDGSSEPEDSTQYRAYTVAADAFGAGVNGPLVVVADLPADVDEAARAELTVAVARQLSAQDDVVAVAPIGVSDSGTVAAFQVVPAGGPSSVSTEDLVHRLRDLPLEDAPGVALAVAGQASANIDISDQLADALPVYLAVVIGLSLLILLVVFRSLLVPVIATGGFVLSVLAAFGGVVAIYQWGWLGSVFGVHDAGPVLSFLPILLVGVLFGLAMDYQLFLVSGMREAYVHGEPARLAVARGLRAGRAVVTAAAIIMISVFGGFVFSHLAMVRPIGFGLAFGVLVDAFVVRMTLVPALMHLAGNAAWWLPRWLDRLLPNADVEGAALERRHTPAALPEDQEAADDAEAGAAAAQAGQTGDRPR, encoded by the coding sequence ATGGCTGAGGTGCTGTACCGGATCGGGCGGTTCGCCGCCCGGCGCGCGTGGCCGGTCGTGGCCGGGTGGGTGCTGGTGCTGGTCGCGGCCGGTGTCGCGTACGCCGTCGCCGGTGGGACGCTGAGCAGCGCGATCACCATCCCCGGCACGCCGACACAGCGGGTGTCGGACCGGCTGGCGGAGGAGCTGCCGGACGCGAGCGGCGGCACCGCCAACGTCGTCTTCCACACCGGCGACGGGGCGGCGTTCACCGACGACCAGCGGGCGGGCGTCAGCGCCGCGCTGGCCCGCGCGGGCGAGGTCGACGGCGTGCGGGCGGTCGTCGACCCGTTCACCAGCGCCGAGCAGCGCGCCGCCCAGGAGCAGCAGGTCCGCGACGGCCTGGCGCAGCTGGATGCCGCGACGGAGCAGGCTCGCCAGGCGGGCACGCTGGCGCAGGCGCAGCCCCAGCTCGACGCGCAACGCCGGCAGCTGGAGCTGGCCGCCGCACAGCTGGACCTCGCCGCCGGCGTCCGCACGGTGTCGGAGGACGGCTCGGTCGCCGTCGGCGTCGTCGTGTTCGACCAGCCGATCTTCAGCGTCACGACGCAGACCAAGGACGCCGTGCTGGACGCCATCGGCGCCGAGCCGATCGACGGCGTCCAGGTCGACTACGCGGCGGAGCTGGTGCAGAACGCCGACGACCTCGCCGGCCCGGCCGAGGTCGTCGGCCTGGCGGTCGCCGCGGTCGTGCTCGTCGTCATGCTCGGCACGGTGGTCGCGGCCGGGCTGCCGATCCTCACCGCGCTGATCGGCGTCGGCATCGCGTCGCTGGGCGCGCTGGCGTTCTCGGGCGTGGTCGAGATGATCACCGTGACACCGATTCTCGGCGTGATGCTCGGGCTCGCGGTCGGCATCGACTACTCGCTGTTCATCCTCAACCGGCACCGCCGCCAGCTGCGCGAAGGGATGGAGCTCGAGGAGTCGATCGGCCTCGCGAACGGCACCTCCGGCAACGCCGTCGTCTTCGCTGGCAGCACCGTCGTCATCGCGCTGGTGGCGCTGAACGTCACCGGCATCGGCTTCCTCGGCCTGATGGGGACGGTCGCCGCGGTCGCCGTCGTCGTGGCCGTGCTGATCGCGGTGACGCTGACGCCGGCGCTGCTCTCGCTGATCGGGCGGCGGGTGCTGCCGCGCCGGGCCCGCCGCCCGGACGCCGCCGCGGCCCGGCCCGACGACGTGCGCCCGATGCGGACGTCGCGCGCGGTGGCCGGGCTGGTGCTCGGCGTGCTGGCGCTGGCCGTCGTCGCGATCCCGGCGGCGTCGATGCGGCTGGGGCTGCCGGACGGGTCGTCGGAGCCGGAGGACTCGACGCAGTACCGCGCCTACACGGTGGCGGCCGACGCGTTCGGCGCCGGGGTGAACGGCCCGCTGGTGGTGGTCGCCGACCTCCCCGCGGACGTCGACGAGGCGGCCCGCGCCGAGCTGACCGTCGCCGTCGCCCGGCAGCTGAGCGCGCAGGACGACGTCGTCGCGGTGGCCCCGATCGGCGTGTCGGACTCCGGGACCGTCGCCGCCTTCCAGGTGGTTCCGGCCGGTGGCCCGAGCAGCGTGTCGACGGAGGACCTCGTGCACCGGCTGCGCGACCTCCCGCTGGAGGACGCGCCCGGTGTCGCGCTGGCGGTCGCCGGCCAGGCCAGCGCGAACATCGACATCTCCGACCAGCTCGCCGACGCGCTGCCGGTGTACCTGGCCGTGGTGATCGGGCTGTCGCTGCTGATTCTGCTGGTGGTGTTCCGGTCGCTGCTGGTGCCGGTCATCGCGACCGGCGGGTTCGTGCTGTCGGTGCTCGCCGCGTTCGGCGGTGTGGTCGCGATCTACCAGTGGGGCTGGCTGGGCTCGGTCTTCGGCGTGCACGACGCGGGGCCGGTGCTGAGCTTCCTGCCGATCCTGCTGGTGGGCGTGCTGTTCGGGCTGGCCATGGACTACCAGCTGTTCCTGGTGTCGGGCATGCGCGAGGCGTACGTGCACGGCGAGCCGGCCCGCCTGGCGGTGGCCCGCGGCCTGCGCGCCGGCCGGGCCGTTGTGACGGCGGCGGCGATCATCATGATCTCCGTCTTCGGCGGGTTCGTCTTCTCGCACCTGGCGATGGTCCGGCCGATCGGGTTCGGCCTCGCCTTCGGCGTGCTGGTCGACGCGTTCGTCGTGCGGATGACGCTGGTGCCGGCCCTGATGCACCTGGCCGGGAACGCCGCGTGGTGGCTCCCGCGCTGGCTGGACCGCCTCCTGCCGAACGCCGACGTCGAGGGCGCGGCCCTGGAACGGCGGCACACCCCCGCCGCCCTGCCGGAGGACCAGGAGGCGGCGGACGACGCGGAGGCCGGCGCGGCGGCCGCTCAGGCCGGCCAGACGGGCGACCGGCCCAGGTAG
- a CDS encoding ATP-binding protein — protein MPADITAFEGVRPRRAAEAVRIALDEARVVLVQGARQAGKSTLMRIITRENPDATARTLDDPDMRAAAAADPKSFVDVPGMLAIDEIQRVPELLLAIKADVDERPRRGRFLLTGSARVFALKSVPDALPGRVRTVELWPFSQGEIDQAADGFVDAVFEHGPKLRHSTRLTRGAYAERLVRGGFPEVVTLARPASRRRYFNAYIDNLIEREITEIGEIERLPELHIVLRLLAARAGSLLVMDPIASDARVAAATARRYVTLLEQVFLVKRLPSWSRNVSARATAAPKIFFVDSGVAAHLLNQTAEKLLEPTNNAFGPLLESFVASEISRQLSWNDEPIELSHYRTRDKVEVDLVLEHPHRGVVGVEVKAAATVRQDDFRGLRHLAERVGHDFVVGIVLYSGHQTLSFGPNLIAMPTSALWELEP, from the coding sequence ATGCCGGCAGACATCACAGCTTTCGAGGGAGTGCGTCCTCGACGGGCTGCCGAGGCGGTACGCATCGCCCTGGACGAGGCGCGCGTCGTGCTCGTGCAAGGTGCGCGCCAAGCCGGCAAGAGCACGCTCATGCGGATCATCACGCGGGAGAACCCTGACGCGACTGCACGCACTCTCGATGATCCGGACATGCGGGCGGCAGCTGCGGCCGATCCCAAGAGCTTCGTCGACGTGCCTGGCATGCTCGCCATCGATGAGATCCAGCGAGTGCCCGAGCTGCTGCTGGCGATCAAGGCCGACGTGGACGAACGACCACGCCGAGGACGTTTCCTCCTGACCGGTTCGGCTCGTGTCTTCGCGCTCAAGTCGGTCCCTGACGCGCTCCCAGGGCGCGTCCGGACGGTCGAGCTCTGGCCCTTCTCCCAGGGCGAGATCGACCAAGCCGCCGACGGATTCGTCGACGCGGTGTTCGAGCACGGGCCGAAACTGCGGCACTCCACCAGGCTCACCCGCGGCGCCTACGCGGAGCGCCTGGTGCGGGGCGGGTTTCCGGAGGTGGTCACTCTCGCTCGCCCGGCCAGTCGCCGCCGATACTTCAACGCGTATATCGACAACCTCATCGAACGCGAGATCACCGAGATCGGCGAGATCGAACGTCTTCCCGAACTGCACATCGTGCTGCGCCTGCTCGCAGCACGCGCGGGCTCGCTGCTGGTCATGGATCCCATTGCCAGTGACGCTCGCGTCGCCGCGGCAACCGCACGCCGCTACGTGACCTTGCTCGAGCAGGTCTTCCTCGTCAAGCGCCTCCCCTCCTGGTCGAGGAACGTCAGTGCGCGGGCGACGGCAGCCCCGAAGATCTTCTTCGTGGACTCGGGCGTTGCCGCACATCTGCTCAATCAAACCGCTGAGAAGCTTCTCGAGCCGACGAACAACGCGTTCGGTCCGCTGCTGGAGAGCTTCGTCGCCTCCGAGATCTCGCGCCAGCTCAGCTGGAACGACGAACCGATCGAGCTGTCCCACTACCGCACCCGAGACAAGGTCGAGGTGGACCTCGTCCTCGAGCATCCGCACCGAGGCGTGGTCGGTGTCGAGGTCAAGGCGGCGGCCACCGTCCGACAAGACGACTTCCGTGGGCTCAGACACCTTGCGGAGCGGGTCGGTCATGACTTCGTCGTCGGGATCGTGCTCTATTCGGGGCACCAGACACTGTCGTTCGGGCCGAACTTGATCGCGATGCCGACGAGTGCGCTCTGGGAGCTCGAGCCCTGA
- a CDS encoding bifunctional 3'-5' exonuclease/DNA polymerase: MQPVVVPSPDGSVRVDGRRVALGELPSVVASAGAAARWTWDDTNRWYPGLLAAGVRVDRSHDLRLAHRILRGSALAAWPGPADAPPGPWDTLPPAPLTPADEPAMLFAAPGPSSGPAEGPDPLAELAVQDAVVAASPSAGRLRLLLAAESAGALAAVEMYHAGLPWLADVHDAVLTETLGPRPRLGERPARLEELAQLIRGALDAPASLNPDSPQDLLRALQRAGVGARTLRKWELEKLDHPVVEPLLEYKSLYRLLTANGWAWLEAWVREGRFRSEYVVGGVVTGRWASSGGGALQLPKSVRRAVVADPGWTFVVADAAQLEPRVLAAMAGDDAMAAAGRGPDGRGADMYAGIVASGAVPTRELAKVGMLGAMYGGTTGSSGQVLPRLAKTFPRSLAFVDEAARAGERGEIVTTHLGRSSPLPGATWHEAQSGAYQDDAGDDDVARARSYARSWGRFTRNFVVQGTAAEWALCWIASIRRRLWALGPADVSAGLVPPPFDARPHLVFFVHDEIVVHTPAALADAVAAEVQAAAAEAGRLLFGDFPVQFPLSVAVAPSYADAK; the protein is encoded by the coding sequence GTGCAGCCTGTCGTGGTCCCGTCGCCTGACGGCTCGGTGCGCGTCGACGGCCGGCGGGTCGCGCTCGGCGAGCTGCCCTCCGTCGTCGCGTCGGCCGGCGCCGCCGCGCGCTGGACCTGGGACGACACCAACCGGTGGTATCCCGGGCTGCTGGCCGCCGGGGTCCGGGTCGACCGCTCCCACGACCTCCGGCTGGCGCACCGCATCCTGCGCGGGTCGGCGCTGGCGGCGTGGCCCGGGCCCGCCGACGCGCCGCCCGGGCCGTGGGACACCCTGCCGCCCGCGCCGCTGACGCCCGCCGACGAGCCGGCCATGCTGTTCGCCGCGCCCGGTCCGTCGTCGGGGCCGGCGGAGGGGCCCGACCCGCTCGCAGAGCTGGCGGTGCAGGACGCCGTCGTGGCCGCGTCGCCGTCGGCCGGGCGGCTGCGGCTGCTGCTGGCGGCCGAGTCGGCGGGCGCGCTGGCCGCCGTCGAGATGTACCACGCGGGGCTGCCGTGGCTGGCCGACGTCCACGACGCCGTCCTCACCGAGACGCTCGGGCCGCGGCCGCGGCTGGGGGAGCGGCCGGCCCGGCTGGAGGAGCTGGCGCAGCTCATTCGAGGCGCGCTCGACGCGCCGGCCAGCCTCAACCCCGACTCGCCGCAGGACCTTCTGCGGGCGCTGCAACGGGCCGGCGTGGGCGCCCGCACGCTGCGCAAGTGGGAGCTCGAGAAGCTCGACCATCCCGTCGTCGAGCCGCTGCTGGAGTACAAGTCGCTGTACCGGCTGCTGACGGCGAACGGCTGGGCCTGGCTCGAGGCGTGGGTGCGCGAGGGCCGGTTCCGCAGCGAGTACGTCGTCGGCGGCGTCGTCACCGGCCGGTGGGCGTCCAGCGGCGGCGGCGCGCTGCAGCTGCCCAAGAGCGTCCGCCGGGCGGTCGTCGCCGACCCCGGCTGGACCTTCGTCGTCGCCGACGCCGCCCAGCTCGAGCCGCGCGTGCTGGCCGCCATGGCCGGCGACGACGCCATGGCGGCGGCCGGTCGCGGTCCCGACGGCCGGGGCGCCGACATGTACGCCGGCATCGTCGCGTCCGGGGCGGTGCCGACCCGCGAGCTGGCGAAGGTCGGCATGCTCGGCGCCATGTACGGCGGCACCACCGGGTCCAGCGGCCAGGTGCTGCCGCGGCTGGCGAAGACGTTCCCGCGCTCGCTGGCGTTCGTCGACGAGGCGGCGCGGGCGGGGGAGCGCGGCGAGATCGTCACCACCCACCTCGGCCGGTCGTCGCCGCTGCCGGGCGCCACCTGGCACGAGGCGCAGTCCGGCGCCTACCAGGACGACGCCGGCGACGACGACGTCGCTCGCGCGCGGTCGTACGCTCGGTCGTGGGGGCGGTTCACCCGCAACTTCGTCGTCCAGGGGACGGCGGCCGAGTGGGCGCTGTGCTGGATCGCCTCCATCCGGCGGCGGCTGTGGGCGCTCGGACCCGCCGATGTCTCCGCCGGCCTCGTGCCGCCCCCGTTCGACGCCCGCCCCCACCTCGTCTTCTTCGTGCACGACGAGATCGTGGTGCACACCCCGGCCGCGCTCGCCGACGCGGTGGCGGCCGAGGTCCAGGCCGCGGCCGCCGAAGCCGGCCGCCTCCTCTTCGGCGACTTCCCCGTCCAGTTCCCCCTCAGCGTCGCCGTCGCCCCCTCCTACGCCGACGCGAAGTGA
- a CDS encoding DinB family protein, which yields MTQNQTTTSTLDAERAALLGQLAAARAALLTTVRGLTDAQAAERPAVSALCLGGLVKHVTAMEESWLRFVVEGPSAMTYDLPDGVTWADLAAGTAREVPRWSLDHADAFRLLPGETLAGVVERYERVAAGTERTVAAVDDLSAAHPLPDAPWNPPGASRSVRGVLLHLIAETAQHAGHADLLRESLDGQTSS from the coding sequence ATGACGCAGAACCAGACGACCACGTCCACCCTCGACGCCGAGCGGGCCGCCCTGCTCGGCCAGCTCGCGGCCGCCCGCGCCGCGCTGCTGACCACCGTCCGCGGGCTCACCGACGCGCAGGCCGCCGAGCGGCCGGCCGTCAGCGCGCTCTGCCTCGGCGGGCTGGTCAAGCACGTCACCGCGATGGAGGAGAGCTGGCTGCGCTTCGTCGTCGAGGGCCCGTCGGCGATGACCTACGACCTGCCCGACGGCGTCACCTGGGCCGACCTCGCGGCCGGGACCGCGCGGGAGGTCCCGCGGTGGTCGCTCGACCACGCCGACGCCTTCCGGCTGCTGCCCGGCGAGACGCTGGCCGGCGTCGTCGAGCGGTACGAGCGGGTCGCCGCCGGGACCGAGCGGACCGTCGCCGCCGTCGACGACCTCTCCGCCGCGCACCCGCTGCCGGACGCGCCGTGGAACCCGCCCGGCGCGTCGCGCAGCGTCCGCGGCGTGCTGCTGCACCTGATCGCCGAGACGGCGCAGCACGCCGGGCACGCGGACCTTCTCCGCGAGTCGCTGGACGGCCAGACGTCGAGCTGA
- a CDS encoding helix-turn-helix transcriptional regulator, giving the protein MSTTSARLLALLSLLQARRDWPGPLLAGRLDVSERTVRRDVDRLRELGYPILAIKGPDGGYRLDAGADLPPLLFDDGQAVALAVALRLAAASGADVAADAARALTTVRQLLPARLRHRVDAVQVTVDGATRNPADPDVLVALTAAIRAREELRFDHDGTRRRVQPHHLVARGGRWYLVAWDLDRDDWRVFRADRVTPRVPTGPRFTPREVPGGDVAAFVTARFRGGDAGWPCRGEVLLDLPAAEVAPYVHDGVVEPAGPDRCRLTLGAWSWIGLAANVARFDADVEVVGPPELRAACAALARRFAAASG; this is encoded by the coding sequence ATGTCCACGACGTCGGCCCGGCTGCTCGCGCTGTTGTCGCTGCTGCAGGCGCGCCGCGACTGGCCGGGGCCGCTGCTGGCCGGCCGGCTGGACGTCAGCGAGCGCACCGTCCGCCGCGACGTCGACCGGCTGCGCGAGCTGGGCTACCCCATCCTGGCGATCAAGGGCCCGGACGGCGGCTACCGGCTCGACGCGGGCGCCGACCTGCCGCCGCTGCTGTTCGACGACGGGCAGGCGGTGGCGCTCGCGGTCGCGCTGCGGCTGGCGGCGGCCAGCGGCGCCGACGTCGCGGCCGACGCCGCCCGCGCGCTGACGACCGTCCGGCAGCTGCTGCCGGCGCGGCTACGGCACCGGGTCGACGCGGTGCAGGTCACGGTGGACGGCGCGACGCGGAACCCGGCCGACCCGGACGTGCTGGTCGCCCTGACGGCGGCGATCCGGGCCCGCGAGGAGCTGCGCTTCGACCACGACGGCACGCGGCGCCGGGTCCAGCCGCACCACCTCGTCGCCCGCGGCGGCCGCTGGTACCTCGTCGCGTGGGACCTGGACCGGGACGACTGGCGGGTGTTCCGTGCCGACCGCGTGACGCCGCGGGTGCCGACCGGCCCGCGGTTCACCCCGCGCGAGGTCCCCGGCGGCGACGTCGCCGCGTTCGTCACCGCCCGGTTCCGCGGCGGCGACGCCGGCTGGCCGTGCCGCGGCGAGGTGCTGCTGGACCTCCCCGCCGCCGAGGTCGCGCCGTACGTCCACGACGGCGTGGTCGAGCCCGCCGGGCCGGACCGGTGCCGGCTGACGCTGGGCGCGTGGTCCTGGATCGGCCTGGCCGCGAACGTCGCCCGGTTCGACGCGGACGTCGAGGTGGTCGGCCCGCCCGAGCTGCGGGCCGCCTGCGCGGCGCTGGCCCGGCGGTTCGCCGCCGCTAGTGGGTGA
- a CDS encoding 1-aminocyclopropane-1-carboxylate deaminase, with amino-acid sequence MALSDFPRHPLTFGPSPVHPMPRLTAHLGGAAVWAKREDCNAGLAYGGNKTRKLEYIVPDALAQGADTLVSIGGYQSNHTRQVAAVAASLGLKAVLVQESWVDWPDPLNDRVGNIMLSRIMGAEVRLDPAGFGIGFKQSWTRAIEDVTARGGRPYPIPAGASDHRLGGLGFAHWAYEVEAQERELGVFFDTVVVCAVTGSTQAGMIAGFAALEEAGGRPRRVVGIDASATLDETRDQVARIARATAELIGVARPLRDDEITVLPGWAGDRYGVPVESTLDAIRLTGRLEGVILDPVYEGKSMAGLVDLVTSGDIPGDATVLYAHLGGQPALNAYSGLFTH; translated from the coding sequence ATGGCCCTGAGCGACTTCCCCCGCCACCCGCTGACCTTCGGGCCCAGCCCCGTCCACCCGATGCCGCGGCTGACGGCGCACCTCGGCGGCGCCGCCGTCTGGGCCAAGCGCGAGGACTGCAACGCCGGCCTCGCCTACGGCGGCAACAAGACCCGCAAGCTGGAGTACATCGTCCCCGACGCGCTGGCCCAGGGCGCCGACACGCTGGTGTCGATCGGCGGCTACCAGTCCAACCACACCCGCCAGGTGGCCGCCGTCGCCGCGTCGCTCGGGCTGAAGGCCGTGCTGGTGCAGGAGAGCTGGGTCGACTGGCCCGACCCGCTGAACGACCGCGTCGGCAACATCATGCTCAGCCGCATCATGGGCGCCGAGGTGCGGCTCGACCCTGCCGGGTTCGGCATCGGGTTCAAGCAGTCGTGGACCCGCGCCATCGAGGACGTGACGGCGCGCGGCGGGCGGCCGTACCCGATCCCGGCCGGCGCGTCGGACCACCGGCTCGGCGGGCTCGGGTTCGCCCACTGGGCGTACGAGGTCGAGGCCCAGGAGCGTGAGCTGGGCGTCTTCTTCGACACCGTCGTGGTCTGCGCGGTCACCGGCTCCACCCAGGCCGGCATGATCGCCGGGTTCGCCGCGCTGGAGGAGGCCGGCGGGCGGCCGCGCCGGGTCGTCGGCATCGACGCCAGCGCCACGCTCGACGAGACGCGCGACCAGGTGGCCCGCATCGCCCGCGCCACCGCCGAGCTGATCGGGGTGGCCCGGCCGCTGCGCGACGACGAGATCACCGTCCTGCCCGGCTGGGCCGGCGACCGGTACGGCGTGCCGGTGGAGTCGACGCTCGACGCGATCCGGCTCACCGGCCGGCTCGAGGGGGTCATCCTCGACCCCGTCTACGAGGGCAAGTCGATGGCCGGGCTGGTCGACCTCGTGACCAGCGGCGACATCCCGGGCGACGCGACCGTCCTCTACGCGCACCTCGGTGGCCAGCCGGCGCTGAACGCGTATAGCGGGCTGTTCACCCACTAG